The Opisthocomus hoazin isolate bOpiHoa1 chromosome 20, bOpiHoa1.hap1, whole genome shotgun sequence genome window below encodes:
- the ZNHIT3 gene encoding zinc finger HIT domain-containing protein 3, with the protein MRAPRPCGVCEAAGTAKYRCPRCAAAYCSVPCCRTHRERCAPEAERPANGAGGEGAGSPRPAAAVQAGPADGPWSVEDILTESDEQDRVPLQKLQCLGESEELRGLLQNPHLRQLLLTVDQAEDKSSLMKKYMQEPLFVEFADCCLRIVEPPEKENILPE; encoded by the exons ATGCGGGCTCCGAGGCCGTGCGGTGTCTGCGAGGCGGCCGGGACGGCGAAGTACCGGTGTCCGCGCTGCGCTGCCGCTTA CTGCTCCGTGCCCTGCTGCAGGACCCACAGGG AGCGGTGCGCGCCGGAGGCGGAGCGGCCTGCGAACGGCGCGGGAGGGGAGGGCGCGGGGAGCCCCCGGCCCGCGGCAGCTGTGCAGGCCGGGCCCGCAGACGGCCCCTGGTCGGTGGAGGACATCCTGACCGAGAGCGACGAGCAGGACCGCGTCCCGCTGCAGAAGCTCCAGTGTCTGG gGGAATCGGAAGAACTGAGAGGCTTGCTTCAGAATCCGCAtctcaggcagctgctgctgacgGTCGACCAAGCAGAAGACAAAAGCTCCCTCATGAAGAAGTACATGCAGGAGCCGTTATTTGTTGAGTTTGCGGACTGCTGTCTGAGGATCGTTGAGCCTCCGGAGAAGGAGAACATTCTTCCCGAGTGA
- the LOC142363726 gene encoding lysophosphatidic acid receptor 1-like — translation MDRVKWHYAGCTEQASASSKGFSGFWISMLFITNPDITIFGSKEMLAPYAFYTTSILSTIYNLVSIGIERYLAVAESMRTRFRVARNHSIAAVLINWVLAFILGCLPLMGWNCLHTEKNLSVLYSPFCIDYLIFIAIPNIAVAFVIPLFTYLGIIIILRRRKLRMKACGQATGTYKSAETQVARTSIFIWLLALISYAPFFAGVLFDATTHQCHADLYPGVYVFRNCTAMLITMNCLGNPIIYTLKGKALGARLRALACLRASQNV, via the exons ATGGACAGAGTGAAGTGGCATTATGCTGGCTGCACTGAGCAAGCCTCGGCATCCAGCAAGGG CTTTTCTGGCTTTTGGATCTCGATGCTGTTCATCACCAATCCTGACATTACGATCTTTGGATCCAAGGAGATGCTTGCGCCTTATGCCTTTTACACTACTTCTATTTTATCCACCATCTATAACCTGGTAAGCATTGGAATTGAACGCTACCTGGCTGTGGCTGAAAGCATGAGGACAAGATTCAGGGTTGCTAGAAACCATTCCATAGCTGCAGTTTTAATTAACTGGGTCCTTGCTTTCATTTTGGGCTGCTTGCCATTGATGGGGTGGAACTGCTTGCACACGGAAAAAAATCTCTCTGTCCTCTACAGTCCATTTTGCATCGACTACCTCATCTTCATTGCCATTCCCAACATTGCGGTGGCTTTTGTTATACCTCTGTTCACTTACCTGGGAATCATCATCATCTTGAGGAGAAGAAAGCTGAGAATGAAAGCATGTGGACAAGCTACTGGCACCTACAAATCGGCTGAAACCCAGGTCGCCAGAACCAGTATTTTTATTTGGCTCCTGGCACTGATCTCCTACGCCCCTTTTTTTGCGGGAGTCCTATTCGATGCAACCACCCACCAGTGCCACGCCGACCTCTACCCAGGCGTGTACGTCTTCCGAAACTGCACGGCCATGCTGATCACCATGAACTGCCTGGGAAACCCCATCATCTACACCCTGAAAGGCAAAGCGCTGGGGGCCAGGCTCCGCGCCCTCGCCTGCCTCCGCGCCAGCCAGAACGTCTGA